Proteins encoded together in one Streptomyces sp. TLI_171 window:
- the gyrA gene encoding DNA gyrase subunit A, with translation MQSGNRVELIELETEMQRSYLDYAMSVIVSRALPEVRDGLKPVHRRVLYAMYDGGYRPEKGYYKCARVVGDVMGNYHPHGDTSIYDTLVRLAQTWSMRMPLVDGNGNFGSPGNDPAAAMRYTECKMMPLAMEMMRDIDEETVDFAANYDGRQQEPTVLPARIPNLLINGATGIAVGMATNIPPHNLREVASGALWALEHPEASNEELLEALIERIKAPDFPTGALIVGRRGIEDAYRTGRGSITMRAVVEVEEIQGRQCLVITELPYQVNPDNLALKIADLVKDGRIAGIADVRDESSSRTGQRLVIVLKRDAVAKVVLNNLYKHTDLQTNFGANMLALVDGVPRTLSLDAFIRHWVAHQIEVIVRRTTFRLRKAEERAHILRALLKALDQIDAVIALIRASESADAARSGLMQLLDIDELQANAILEMQLRRLAALESARILSEHDELQAKINEYNAILASPSRQREIVSEELTAIVEKYGDERRSTLIPSDGDLSIEDLIAEEDIVVTITRGGYVKRTRSDLYRSQKRGGKGVRGAQLKQDDIVDHFFVTTTHNWILFFTNKGRVYRAKGYELPDAGRDARGQHVANLLAFQPEEHITQVMAVRTYEDKPYLVLATRGGLVKKTPLKDYDSPRSGGLIAINLRQDEEGRDDELIGAELVSADDDLLLISKKAQSIRFKATDEALRPMSRATSGVKGMAFREDDELLSMNVVRPGTYVFTATDGGYAKRTTVDEYRVQGRGGFGIKAAKIVEGRGSLVGALVVEETDEIMAITLSGGVIRTRVSEVRETGRDTMGVQLINLGKRDAVVGMARNAEAYEEEGVDDVEATESAAATEQEADGAPDQG, from the coding sequence ATCCAGAGCGGCAACCGGGTCGAGCTCATCGAGCTCGAGACCGAGATGCAGCGCTCCTACCTCGACTACGCGATGAGCGTCATCGTCTCGCGCGCCCTGCCCGAGGTCCGCGACGGCCTCAAGCCGGTGCACCGCCGCGTGCTGTACGCGATGTACGACGGCGGCTACCGGCCCGAGAAGGGCTACTACAAGTGCGCCCGCGTGGTCGGCGACGTGATGGGCAACTACCACCCGCACGGCGACACCTCGATCTACGACACCCTGGTCCGGCTCGCCCAGACCTGGTCGATGCGGATGCCGCTGGTCGACGGCAACGGCAACTTCGGCTCCCCGGGCAACGACCCGGCCGCGGCGATGCGCTACACCGAGTGCAAGATGATGCCGCTGGCGATGGAGATGATGCGCGACATCGACGAGGAGACCGTCGACTTCGCCGCCAACTACGACGGCCGGCAGCAGGAGCCGACCGTCCTCCCCGCCCGCATCCCCAACCTGCTGATCAACGGCGCCACCGGCATCGCGGTCGGCATGGCCACCAACATCCCGCCGCACAACCTGCGCGAGGTCGCCTCCGGCGCGCTCTGGGCGCTGGAGCACCCCGAGGCCTCCAACGAGGAGCTGCTGGAAGCCCTGATCGAGCGGATCAAGGCCCCCGACTTCCCGACCGGCGCGCTGATCGTCGGCCGCCGCGGCATCGAGGACGCGTACCGCACCGGCCGCGGCTCGATCACCATGCGCGCGGTGGTCGAGGTCGAGGAGATCCAGGGCCGCCAGTGCCTGGTGATCACCGAGCTGCCCTACCAGGTCAACCCGGACAACCTCGCGCTGAAGATCGCCGACCTGGTCAAGGACGGCCGGATCGCCGGCATCGCCGACGTCCGCGACGAGTCCTCCTCGCGCACCGGCCAGCGCCTGGTCATCGTGCTCAAGCGCGACGCCGTCGCCAAGGTCGTGCTCAACAACCTGTACAAGCACACCGACCTGCAGACCAACTTCGGCGCCAACATGCTGGCCCTGGTCGACGGCGTGCCGCGCACCCTCTCGCTGGACGCCTTCATCCGGCACTGGGTCGCCCACCAGATCGAGGTCATCGTCCGCCGGACCACGTTCCGGCTGCGCAAGGCCGAGGAGCGCGCCCACATCCTGCGCGCGCTGCTCAAGGCCCTCGACCAGATCGACGCCGTGATCGCGCTGATCCGCGCCTCGGAGAGCGCCGACGCCGCCCGCAGCGGCCTGATGCAGCTGCTCGACATCGACGAGCTGCAGGCCAACGCCATCCTCGAGATGCAGCTGCGCCGGCTCGCCGCCCTGGAGAGCGCCCGCATCCTCAGCGAGCACGACGAGCTCCAGGCCAAGATCAACGAGTACAACGCGATCCTCGCCTCGCCCTCCAGGCAGCGCGAGATCGTCTCCGAGGAGCTCACCGCGATCGTCGAGAAGTACGGCGACGAGCGGCGCTCCACCCTGATCCCCTCCGACGGCGACCTCTCGATCGAGGACCTCATCGCCGAGGAGGACATCGTCGTCACCATCACCCGCGGCGGCTACGTCAAGCGCACCCGCTCCGACCTGTACCGCTCGCAGAAGCGCGGCGGCAAGGGCGTGCGCGGCGCGCAGCTGAAGCAGGACGACATCGTCGACCACTTCTTCGTGACCACCACCCACAACTGGATCCTCTTCTTCACCAACAAGGGCCGGGTCTACCGCGCCAAGGGCTACGAGCTGCCCGACGCCGGGCGCGACGCCCGCGGCCAGCACGTCGCCAACCTGCTGGCCTTCCAGCCGGAGGAGCACATCACCCAGGTGATGGCGGTGCGCACCTACGAGGACAAGCCGTACCTGGTCCTCGCCACCCGCGGCGGCCTGGTCAAGAAGACCCCGCTCAAGGACTACGACTCCCCGCGCTCCGGCGGCCTGATCGCCATCAACCTGCGCCAGGACGAGGAGGGCCGGGACGACGAGCTGATCGGCGCCGAGCTGGTCTCCGCCGACGACGACCTGCTGCTGATCTCCAAGAAGGCCCAGTCGATCCGCTTCAAGGCCACCGACGAGGCGCTCCGCCCGATGAGCCGGGCCACCTCCGGCGTGAAGGGCATGGCGTTCCGCGAGGACGACGAACTGCTCTCGATGAACGTGGTCCGTCCCGGCACCTACGTGTTCACCGCCACCGACGGCGGTTACGCCAAGCGGACCACGGTTGACGAGTACCGTGTCCAGGGACGTGGCGGTTTCGGTATCAAGGCGGCGAAGATCGTCGAGGGCCGGGGCTCGCTGGTCGGAGCCCTGGTGGTCGAGGAGACCGACGAGATCATGGCCATCACGCTCTCCGGCGGCGTGATCCGGACCAGGGTTTCCGAAGTGCGTGAAACCGGACGTGACACCATGGGCGTCCAACTGATCAACCTCGGAAAGCGCGACGCGGTGGTGGGCATGGCCCGCAACGCGGAGGCCTACGAGGAGGAGGGCGTGGACGACGTCGAGGCGACGGAGTCCGCGGCCGCCACCGAGCAAGAGGCGGACGGCGCGCCCGACCAGGGCTGA
- a CDS encoding DUF3566 domain-containing protein, producing the protein MPPVGQTGAQQSYGGQTPPPPPSAPPTAGGGFSSPTTYAKGQPTPPRGTRTGGGTPGQGGQGGQSRRPGGGPGPAGGSGGGGRTRKARLRVVKADPWSVMKVSFLLSLAIGVIIIVASAVLWMTLDGLGVFDSLSSTFKDVTGSDSAGAFNLMDYIGFGKVMLFTTLIAVVDVVLMTALATLAAFIYNSAAGFTGGIELTLAEED; encoded by the coding sequence ATGCCCCCGGTCGGTCAGACCGGGGCGCAGCAGAGCTACGGCGGCCAGACCCCGCCCCCGCCGCCGAGCGCCCCGCCCACGGCCGGCGGCGGCTTCTCCAGCCCCACCACGTACGCCAAGGGCCAGCCGACGCCCCCGCGCGGCACCCGCACCGGCGGCGGCACCCCCGGGCAGGGCGGCCAGGGCGGCCAGTCCCGCCGCCCCGGCGGCGGCCCCGGTCCGGCCGGCGGCAGCGGCGGCGGCGGCCGGACCCGCAAGGCCCGGCTCCGGGTGGTCAAGGCCGACCCGTGGTCGGTGATGAAGGTCAGCTTCCTGCTCTCGCTGGCCATCGGCGTGATCATCATCGTGGCCTCCGCCGTGCTCTGGATGACCCTGGACGGCCTCGGCGTCTTCGACTCGCTGAGCAGCACCTTCAAGGACGTCACGGGCAGCGACAGCGCCGGCGCGTTCAACCTGATGGATTACATCGGGTTCGGCAAGGTCATGCTGTTCACCACCCTGATCGCGGTGGTCGACGTGGTCCTGATGACCGCCCTGGCCACCCTGGCCGCGTTCATCTACAACTCGGCGGCCGGCTTCACCGGCGGCATCGAGCTGACCCTCGCCGAAGAGGACTGA
- a CDS encoding cyclopropane-fatty-acyl-phospholipid synthase family protein has translation MAENAQQLVGALEGLIGRRVPLRVRTWDGSQAGPPDAPAVVLRNRRALRRLLWAPGELGLARAYVAGDLEIDPGSDLYEVLAAVTAFAEDPEAQELRAGPRQYLGAPGRRVLAAALRNGAIGPRPAPPPEEVRHRRGRLHSRRRDRAAISHHYDVGNDFYRLVLGPTMIYSCAYWTADAKSLEDAQTAKLDLICRKLGLRPGMRLLDVGCGWGSLVLHAARHYGVRAVGVSISTEQVALARERVAAAGLADRIEIRLQDYREVPDGPFDAISSVGMAEHVGSDQYLVYARHLYDLLAPGGRLLNHQIARRPLPPGEAYRLSPFIDRYVFPDGELSPVGTTVSRLEEAGFEVRDVEALREHYGRTLREWVANLEAHWPEATALAGRGRARVWRLYMAASAVAFEQNHIGINQVLAVRPTPAGASGLPATRAQWLAEAAEQDRPVGALDTDLGDRPSVR, from the coding sequence GTGGCGGAGAACGCACAGCAACTGGTCGGAGCACTGGAGGGCCTGATCGGCCGTCGGGTCCCCCTGCGAGTACGCACCTGGGACGGCTCCCAGGCCGGCCCGCCCGACGCCCCCGCCGTCGTGCTGCGCAACCGCCGCGCCCTGCGCCGGCTGCTCTGGGCCCCCGGCGAACTCGGCCTGGCCCGCGCCTACGTCGCCGGCGACCTCGAGATCGACCCCGGCAGCGACCTGTACGAGGTGCTGGCCGCCGTCACCGCGTTCGCCGAGGACCCCGAGGCCCAGGAGCTGCGGGCCGGCCCCCGCCAGTACCTGGGCGCCCCCGGCCGCCGGGTGCTGGCCGCCGCCCTGCGCAACGGCGCGATCGGTCCGCGGCCCGCTCCCCCGCCCGAGGAGGTCCGGCACCGCCGCGGCCGCCTGCACAGCCGTCGCCGCGACCGGGCCGCGATCAGCCACCACTACGACGTCGGCAACGACTTCTACCGGCTGGTCCTCGGCCCGACCATGATCTACTCCTGCGCCTACTGGACGGCCGACGCGAAGAGCCTGGAGGACGCCCAGACCGCCAAGCTCGACCTGATCTGCCGCAAGCTCGGCCTGCGGCCCGGCATGCGCCTGCTGGACGTCGGCTGCGGCTGGGGCTCGCTCGTCCTGCACGCCGCCCGCCACTACGGCGTCCGGGCCGTCGGCGTCTCGATCTCCACCGAGCAGGTCGCGCTCGCCCGTGAGCGCGTCGCCGCGGCCGGTCTCGCCGACCGGATCGAGATCCGGCTCCAGGACTACCGCGAAGTCCCCGACGGCCCCTTCGACGCCATCTCCAGCGTCGGCATGGCCGAACACGTCGGCTCCGACCAGTACCTCGTCTACGCCCGCCACCTGTACGACCTGCTGGCCCCCGGCGGCCGCCTGCTCAACCACCAGATCGCCCGCCGTCCGCTCCCGCCCGGCGAGGCGTACCGGCTCTCGCCCTTCATCGACCGCTACGTCTTCCCCGACGGGGAGCTCTCCCCCGTCGGCACCACCGTCTCCCGCCTGGAGGAGGCCGGCTTCGAGGTCCGCGACGTCGAGGCCCTCCGCGAGCACTACGGCCGGACCCTCCGCGAATGGGTCGCCAACCTCGAAGCCCACTGGCCGGAGGCCACCGCGCTGGCCGGCCGTGGCCGGGCCCGGGTCTGGCGGCTCTACATGGCCGCCTCCGCCGTCGCCTTCGAGCAGAACCACATCGGCATCAACCAGGTCCTCGCCGTCCGGCCCACCCCGGCCGGCG